In the genome of Streptomyces racemochromogenes, one region contains:
- a CDS encoding SCO4226 family nickel-binding protein, whose translation MAKYMDVHHGMKGITADQLMEAHRADLAIQADEKVQFERAWADPASGEVYCLSEAPSADAVRRIHERAGHPADEIHPVPLMV comes from the coding sequence GTGGCCAAGTACATGGACGTCCACCACGGGATGAAGGGCATCACGGCGGACCAGCTGATGGAGGCCCACCGGGCGGACCTGGCGATCCAGGCGGACGAGAAGGTGCAGTTCGAGCGCGCCTGGGCGGACCCCGCCTCCGGCGAGGTCTACTGCCTGTCCGAGGCCCCCTCGGCGGACGCCGTCCGCCGGATCCACGAGCGCGCGGGACACCCCGCCGACGAGATCCACCCGGTGCCGCTGATGGTGTGA
- a CDS encoding xanthine dehydrogenase family protein molybdopterin-binding subunit produces MTEQSSAPAGRSRRSFLTHLVAAPTLALVTRAGADLLAPQAAHAVVPSLPAIADIVDLGDLFILAGAPTSALLALAVETDGTVRFRLPREEVGQGLTTAVAMLVAEELDAPLETVRVELDDARPELLFNQLTGSSNSIRSLYGPVRQCAATARARLVAAAAARWGLSAARLTTANGSVRAPDGRTASYGSLSAAAASPGLPVLGASPKPAAEHALVGTPTRRIDARAMVTGAQKYTLDLEVPGAKPCVVRRPPSVGGTVRAVTNLAAVRAMPGVLDVVTVKTGVAVVAETFGQALTAKAALTVDWGPGPADQLSDAQIRTKLRAATPPLLVPPLLTPYVDAEFDFAFVSHAPMETNSAVADVRDDRAEIWSGLKSPIVARETIAAELGLPLDKVKVHVVQAGGSFGRRLFFDAALEAARVSKACRRPVKLMWTRVDDTRHGRMRPATHHRIRATHLLGEVLSFEHRVAAAETDFRHGLGEIITATAASLPSGIGNATLAQTLFLTTVKSPYHFGLTTQALTEVPTGIPTGSWRSVYSANTRGAEEVMVDELAAATGKDPYRFRRTFLRTDAQRAVLDKAAAEGEWGRAMPAGCAQGIAFHEEYKSRTACLVEIDARDPERVRVTKAVIAVDVGLPVNPRGLEAQMIGGLTDAISTTLRAGLHLDKGLPLEGSYSQFHWARQRDTPRDVRVFVLPATGTEPGGAGELGVPAAVGAIANAWARATGSKPRSFPLDFDVDFTPYPR; encoded by the coding sequence ATGACCGAACAGAGCAGCGCGCCGGCGGGGCGCAGCCGCCGTTCCTTCCTGACCCACCTGGTCGCGGCGCCCACGCTGGCCCTGGTGACCCGGGCCGGGGCCGACCTGCTCGCCCCGCAGGCCGCGCACGCCGTCGTACCGTCCCTGCCCGCCATCGCCGACATCGTGGACCTGGGTGACCTGTTCATCCTGGCCGGGGCCCCCACCTCCGCTCTGCTGGCGCTGGCCGTGGAGACGGACGGCACCGTCCGCTTCCGGCTGCCGCGCGAGGAGGTCGGGCAGGGGCTGACCACCGCGGTGGCCATGCTGGTCGCGGAGGAGCTGGACGCGCCGCTGGAGACGGTCCGCGTGGAACTGGACGACGCGCGCCCCGAGCTGCTGTTCAACCAGCTCACCGGCTCCTCCAACTCGATCCGCTCGCTGTACGGGCCGGTCCGCCAGTGCGCCGCCACCGCACGGGCCCGGCTGGTCGCCGCGGCCGCCGCCCGCTGGGGCCTGTCCGCTGCCCGGCTCACCACCGCGAACGGCTCGGTACGGGCCCCCGACGGCCGCACGGCGAGCTACGGGAGCCTCTCGGCGGCCGCCGCCTCGCCCGGCCTGCCCGTCCTCGGCGCCTCCCCCAAGCCGGCGGCCGAGCACGCCCTCGTCGGCACCCCGACCCGGCGGATCGACGCCCGCGCCATGGTCACCGGCGCCCAGAAGTACACCCTCGACCTCGAGGTCCCGGGCGCCAAGCCCTGCGTGGTGCGCCGCCCGCCCTCCGTCGGCGGTACCGTCCGCGCCGTCACCAACCTCGCGGCGGTCAGGGCCATGCCGGGCGTGCTGGACGTGGTCACCGTCAAGACCGGCGTCGCCGTCGTCGCGGAAACGTTCGGGCAGGCCCTCACCGCCAAGGCCGCACTCACCGTCGACTGGGGCCCGGGTCCGGCCGACCAGCTCTCGGACGCGCAGATCCGTACGAAGCTGCGCGCCGCCACCCCGCCGCTGCTGGTGCCGCCACTGCTCACCCCGTACGTGGACGCCGAGTTCGACTTCGCCTTCGTCAGCCACGCCCCGATGGAGACCAACTCCGCCGTCGCCGACGTCCGCGACGACCGGGCCGAGATCTGGTCCGGGCTCAAGTCCCCGATCGTCGCGCGGGAGACCATCGCCGCCGAACTCGGACTGCCGCTGGACAAGGTGAAGGTGCACGTGGTCCAGGCCGGCGGCTCCTTCGGCCGGCGGCTGTTCTTCGACGCCGCCCTGGAGGCCGCCCGGGTCTCCAAGGCCTGCCGCCGGCCGGTGAAGCTCATGTGGACCCGCGTGGACGACACCCGGCACGGCCGGATGCGCCCCGCCACCCACCACCGGATCAGGGCCACCCACCTGCTCGGCGAGGTCCTCAGCTTCGAGCACCGGGTCGCCGCCGCCGAGACCGACTTCCGGCACGGGCTCGGCGAGATCATCACCGCCACCGCCGCGAGCCTGCCCTCCGGCATCGGCAACGCCACCCTCGCCCAGACCCTGTTCCTCACCACGGTGAAGTCCCCGTACCACTTCGGCCTGACCACCCAGGCCCTGACCGAGGTGCCGACGGGCATCCCCACCGGGTCCTGGCGCTCGGTGTACTCGGCCAACACCCGGGGCGCCGAGGAGGTCATGGTGGACGAACTCGCCGCCGCCACCGGAAAGGACCCCTACCGCTTCCGCCGCACCTTCCTCAGGACCGACGCCCAGCGCGCGGTGCTGGACAAGGCGGCCGCCGAAGGGGAGTGGGGGCGGGCCATGCCGGCCGGCTGCGCGCAGGGCATCGCCTTCCACGAGGAGTACAAGTCGCGCACCGCCTGCCTGGTGGAGATCGACGCCCGCGACCCGGAGCGCGTCCGCGTCACCAAGGCGGTCATCGCCGTCGACGTGGGCCTGCCCGTCAACCCGCGCGGACTGGAGGCCCAGATGATCGGCGGTCTCACCGACGCGATCTCCACCACCCTGCGGGCCGGGCTGCACCTGGACAAGGGGCTCCCGCTGGAGGGCAGTTACAGCCAGTTCCACTGGGCGCGGCAGCGCGACACCCCGCGTGACGTACGGGTCTTCGTGCTCCCGGCCACCGGCACGGAGCCGGGCGGCGCGGGCGAGCTCGGAGTGCCCGCGGCCGTGGGGGCCATCGCCAACGCCTGGGCCCGGGCCACCGGTTCCAAGCCCCGCAGCTTCCCCCTCGACTTCGACGTCGACTTCACCCCCTACCCGCGCTGA
- a CDS encoding SHOCT domain-containing protein, translated as MWVFLWVMWLILLFRIVVDVFRDHDMSGWVKAAWLLFLLLVPFLGVLVYVIARGRDMGRREIKHTQEQRQAFDAYIRETAGSDGPGTSGADDLFRLSELKARGELSEEEFQRAKQKLLA; from the coding sequence ATGTGGGTCTTCCTGTGGGTGATGTGGCTGATCCTGCTCTTCCGGATCGTGGTGGACGTCTTCCGCGACCACGACATGAGCGGCTGGGTCAAGGCAGCCTGGCTGCTCTTCCTGCTCCTCGTCCCGTTCCTGGGCGTGCTGGTGTACGTCATCGCCCGCGGCCGGGACATGGGCAGGCGGGAGATCAAGCACACGCAGGAACAGCGGCAGGCCTTCGACGCCTACATCCGGGAGACGGCCGGCTCGGACGGTCCCGGCACGTCGGGCGCCGACGACCTGTTCCGGCTCTCCGAGCTCAAGGCCAGGGGCGAGCTGAGCGAGGAGGAGTTCCAGCGGGCGAAGCAGAAGCTGCTGGCCTGA
- a CDS encoding (2Fe-2S)-binding protein produces the protein MPLHTFIVNGRSVTVDAPDDLPLLWVLRDMLGVTGPKYGCGVDVCKACTSHLDGVDVRPCVVPVSACAGKRVTTIEGLADGDRLHPVQEAWLEQDVAQCGFCQPGQIMAAVALLKRTSSPTDEDIDAIANICRCGTYFRIREAIRAAAARM, from the coding sequence GTGCCTCTGCACACCTTCATCGTCAACGGCCGGAGCGTCACCGTCGACGCGCCCGACGACCTGCCCCTGCTGTGGGTGCTCCGCGACATGCTGGGCGTCACCGGCCCGAAGTACGGCTGCGGGGTGGACGTCTGCAAGGCCTGCACCAGCCACCTCGACGGGGTCGACGTCCGCCCCTGCGTGGTGCCCGTGTCCGCCTGCGCGGGCAAGCGGGTCACCACCATCGAGGGGCTCGCGGACGGGGACCGGCTGCACCCGGTCCAGGAGGCCTGGCTCGAACAGGACGTCGCCCAGTGCGGCTTCTGCCAGCCCGGCCAGATCATGGCCGCGGTGGCGCTGCTGAAGCGGACGTCCTCGCCGACCGACGAGGACATCGACGCCATCGCCAACATCTGCCGCTGCGGCACCTACTTCCGCATCCGCGAGGCCATCCGCGCCGCGGCCGCCAGGATGTGA